From Variovorax sp. PMC12, the proteins below share one genomic window:
- a CDS encoding Lnb N-terminal periplasmic domain-containing protein — translation MIRAILRFSGRLLLSLAVVLTALWACLALWYQLPGPVFVKAGAGVLWAGFGLAAIALLWRGRAGRALLSYAVGFAMLLAWWGTILPSQDRVWADDVSRQLRARVDGSIVTMENVRNFEWRSDTDYTQRWETRRYDLDRLRTVDVSLSYWTGPAIAHTLVSFGFDDGRFLTFSIEIRKERGESFSSVGGFFKQFETSLVAADEHDILRVRTNVRGEDVHMYRVRLPQPEMRSLFLAYLDEADALVRAPSFYNTLTANCTTIVYALARRIVPGLPMDYRLLASGYLPDYLYDVGGLTPGYDMQALRAAGRITERAIATDKTPGADFSQTIRQGLPGAAPKAAP, via the coding sequence ATGATCCGCGCGATCCTGCGTTTCTCCGGCCGCCTGCTGCTGTCGCTGGCCGTGGTGCTGACGGCGCTGTGGGCCTGCCTTGCGCTCTGGTACCAGCTGCCGGGGCCGGTATTCGTGAAGGCCGGCGCCGGCGTGCTGTGGGCCGGCTTCGGACTTGCCGCCATCGCGCTGCTGTGGCGCGGCAGGGCCGGGCGCGCCCTGCTCTCCTACGCCGTGGGCTTCGCGATGCTGCTCGCATGGTGGGGCACCATCCTGCCCTCGCAGGACCGTGTGTGGGCCGACGACGTGTCGCGCCAGCTGCGCGCGCGCGTGGACGGCAGCATCGTCACCATGGAGAACGTGCGCAACTTCGAATGGCGCAGCGACACCGACTACACGCAGCGCTGGGAAACGCGCCGCTACGACCTCGACCGCCTGCGCACGGTCGATGTGTCGCTCTCCTACTGGACCGGCCCCGCCATTGCGCACACGCTGGTTTCGTTCGGGTTCGACGACGGCCGGTTCCTCACCTTCTCCATAGAGATCCGCAAGGAGCGCGGCGAGAGCTTCTCGTCGGTCGGCGGCTTCTTCAAGCAGTTCGAGACCAGCCTGGTGGCGGCCGACGAGCACGACATCCTGCGCGTGCGCACCAACGTGCGCGGCGAAGACGTCCACATGTACCGCGTGCGCCTGCCGCAGCCCGAGATGCGCTCGCTGTTCCTCGCGTACCTGGACGAGGCCGACGCGCTGGTGCGCGCGCCCAGCTTCTACAACACGCTCACTGCCAACTGCACCACCATCGTCTACGCGCTGGCCAGGCGCATCGTGCCCGGCCTGCCCATGGACTACCGCCTGCTCGCATCGGGCTACCTGCCCGACTACCTGTACGACGTGGGCGGCCTCACGCCGGGCTACGACATGCAGGCGCTGCGCGCCGCCGGGCGCATCACCGAGCGCGCCATCGCCACCGACAAGACGCCCGGCGCCGATTTCTCGCAGACCATCCGGCAAGGCTTGCCGGGCGCAGCGCCGAAAGCGGCGCCATGA
- a CDS encoding succinylglutamate desuccinylase/aspartoacylase family protein, translating into MSQPRPSTVFTDIDWARPGKQVGHAWLPYSGHEDAWGAVALPLAVIGNGDGPTVLVTGAIHGDEYEGPIVINELIRTLDAAQVKGRLILMPAANAPALRAASRVSPLDGKNLARVFPGDPFGTPTEQIAAFIHDVLFPRCDAYVDLHAGGSSLFIEESAQVVVTPTLAPEVRERAEDMARWFGARFTVITDNMGDPRTSCGAAAHLGLAAIAAEMGENGSVSPKGVKRTRECLSRVLARLGVVPAELPATPPASRRVHIVPDGGNLLSPGDGYFEPLHQLGDTVAAGELAGYLHLLTEPALAPREVRFAKGGTVYSQRTFGIVKQGNNLCVLVEDEEGAAA; encoded by the coding sequence GTGAGCCAGCCGCGTCCTTCCACCGTTTTCACGGACATCGATTGGGCCAGGCCCGGCAAGCAGGTCGGCCATGCGTGGCTGCCGTACTCGGGGCATGAGGATGCCTGGGGCGCGGTCGCGCTGCCGCTGGCCGTCATCGGCAATGGCGACGGGCCGACCGTGCTGGTCACCGGCGCCATCCATGGCGACGAGTACGAAGGCCCGATCGTCATCAACGAGCTGATCCGCACGCTCGACGCCGCGCAGGTCAAGGGCCGCCTGATCCTGATGCCCGCGGCCAACGCGCCGGCATTGCGCGCGGCCTCGCGCGTGAGCCCGCTCGACGGCAAGAACCTGGCGCGCGTGTTCCCGGGTGACCCCTTCGGCACGCCGACCGAGCAGATCGCCGCGTTCATCCACGACGTGCTGTTTCCCAGGTGCGACGCGTATGTCGACCTGCACGCGGGCGGCAGTTCGCTGTTCATCGAGGAGAGCGCGCAAGTGGTGGTCACGCCCACGCTGGCGCCCGAAGTGCGCGAGCGCGCCGAGGACATGGCGCGCTGGTTCGGCGCCAGGTTCACCGTGATCACCGACAACATGGGCGATCCGCGCACCAGCTGCGGCGCAGCGGCTCACCTGGGCCTGGCGGCGATCGCAGCCGAGATGGGCGAGAACGGCAGCGTGTCGCCCAAGGGTGTGAAGCGCACGCGCGAGTGCCTGTCGCGCGTGCTGGCACGGCTGGGCGTGGTGCCCGCCGAGCTGCCGGCCACGCCGCCGGCGAGCCGCCGCGTGCACATCGTGCCGGACGGCGGCAACCTGCTGTCGCCGGGCGACGGCTACTTCGAGCCGCTGCACCAACTCGGCGACACGGTGGCCGCCGGCGAGCTGGCCGGCTACCTGCACCTGCTGACCGAGCCCGCGCTGGCGCCGCGCGAAGTGCGCTTCGCCAAGGGCGGCACGGTGTATTCGCAGCGCACCTTCGGCATCGTGAAGCAGGGCAACAACCTGTGCGTGCTGGTCGAAGACGAGGAAGGCGCTGCCGCATGA
- a CDS encoding amino acid ABC transporter permease: MAYQFQFDALAPYTGQLVEGLLHTLGYAASSIVLGMAIGVAGSLALVYGGKPLRGVTRVYVEFFRNTPALVQLFLIYFGLPNLGIRLEAPVAGVISLALYCGAYMVEVFRSGLMSVPRGLSEAGAALGLRPRQVLVHVLFVPALRNVFPSLASQMVLTLIGTSLISQIGVEDIFHAGSFIDSRTFRSFEVYLVICAMYFVAVQALRVILGFVQRRLFGKEG; the protein is encoded by the coding sequence ATGGCCTACCAGTTCCAGTTCGACGCGCTCGCCCCCTACACCGGGCAACTGGTGGAAGGGCTGCTGCACACGCTGGGCTATGCCGCGTCGAGCATCGTGCTGGGCATGGCGATCGGCGTGGCGGGCTCGCTGGCGCTGGTGTACGGCGGCAAGCCGCTGCGCGGCGTGACGCGGGTGTATGTGGAGTTCTTCCGCAACACGCCGGCGCTGGTGCAGCTCTTTCTCATCTACTTCGGCCTGCCCAACCTGGGCATACGGCTGGAGGCGCCCGTGGCGGGCGTGATTTCGCTGGCGCTGTACTGCGGCGCCTACATGGTCGAGGTGTTCCGCTCGGGGCTGATGTCGGTGCCGCGCGGCCTGTCGGAAGCCGGCGCCGCGCTCGGGCTGCGGCCGCGGCAGGTGCTGGTGCACGTGCTCTTCGTGCCGGCGCTGCGCAACGTGTTTCCCTCGCTCGCGAGCCAGATGGTGCTCACGCTCATCGGCACCAGCCTCATCTCGCAGATCGGGGTGGAAGACATCTTCCATGCCGGCAGCTTCATCGACTCGCGCACCTTCCGCAGCTTCGAGGTCTACCTCGTGATCTGCGCGATGTACTTCGTGGCGGTGCAGGCGCTGCGCGTGATCCTCGGCTTCGTGCAGCGCCGCCTGTTCGGCAAGGAGGGCTGA
- a CDS encoding amino acid ABC transporter permease — MRGLSVADLWLILGAIRWTAALAVTAFSVGAVIALGVAVARTSRLPWLRVLARIYTELVQGTPLLGVLFLLYFGVPMLLGIEINAFMAAAAAFSLSAGAFLGDIWRGAIESVPKGQWEAASCVGLRRWQVMRHVVWPQAFRVALGPTVSYLVQLIKNTSLAALVGLVELTRSGQIVAGSTLAHLPVFCGVALCYFAICYPLARLALSLEGRMNAARAH; from the coding sequence ATGCGCGGACTTTCCGTTGCCGACCTCTGGCTCATCCTGGGCGCGATCCGCTGGACCGCCGCGCTGGCCGTCACCGCGTTCTCCGTCGGCGCGGTGATCGCGCTCGGCGTGGCCGTCGCGCGCACTTCGCGGCTGCCTTGGCTGCGCGTGCTGGCGCGCATCTACACGGAGCTTGTGCAGGGTACGCCGCTGCTGGGCGTGCTGTTCCTGCTGTACTTCGGCGTGCCGATGCTGCTGGGCATCGAGATCAACGCCTTCATGGCCGCTGCGGCCGCGTTCTCGCTGTCGGCCGGTGCGTTCCTCGGCGACATCTGGCGCGGCGCCATCGAATCGGTGCCCAAGGGCCAGTGGGAGGCCGCCTCCTGCGTGGGCCTGCGCCGCTGGCAGGTCATGCGGCACGTGGTGTGGCCGCAAGCTTTTCGCGTGGCGCTGGGGCCCACGGTGAGCTACCTGGTGCAGCTCATCAAGAACACCTCGCTGGCCGCGCTCGTCGGGCTGGTCGAGCTCACGCGATCGGGCCAGATCGTCGCCGGCTCCACGTTGGCGCACCTGCCTGTCTTCTGCGGCGTGGCCCTGTGCTACTTCGCCATCTGCTACCCGCTGGCCCGGCTGGCACTCTCTCTGGAAGGACGCATGAATGCCGCTCGTGCTCATTGA
- a CDS encoding ankyrin repeat domain-containing protein produces the protein MKRIPARPDLGHLKKQAKELLALYRADDPGATTRFRDALPAAAGKSDAAIASLGLRLHDAQSCVAREYGFSSWADLQGFVLARRAQADDPAKTVLHWLRCVYAGDIAGGADRARPVVAIRLLEESPGLLGDAPYLACAIGDEAVVRRATAQDPGWIHRPGGPLKLPPLVAVAHSSLLTLPACRDGLLACARHLLEAGADANQSVGNRWPPATLEAPDESERLSALYGAAGQNRDAELTRLLLQAGADPNDNESLYHSLENAACVELLLKAGARVTGTNALYRVLDLDALESLRLLLSHGGDANEPAGSSPTSEWGTPLLWAIRRRRSPAHIAALLAAGANPSVTTPDGTSACTVALRFGLTEVARLLQQAGGGSALPETEAFVAACARADGAAARQMLDSNPKLMEMLSQPQLRLLPELTAQGGCDDAVKLMVELGWPVAVRAGDWDGSALNHAVFRGNAALARFLLEHGASWEERHGFDDNACGSLSWASVNEPVEGGDWVGCAEALVAHGLPAARPDPAGTDSVLIGAQRYRFSEEVTDYLLGASGQR, from the coding sequence ATGAAGCGCATTCCCGCACGGCCCGACCTGGGCCACCTGAAGAAGCAAGCCAAGGAACTGCTTGCTCTGTACCGGGCCGACGACCCCGGCGCCACCACTCGATTCCGCGACGCACTGCCGGCTGCCGCCGGCAAGAGCGATGCCGCGATCGCCTCGCTCGGCCTGCGGCTGCATGACGCGCAGTCGTGCGTTGCGCGCGAATACGGTTTTTCCTCCTGGGCCGACCTGCAGGGCTTCGTGCTCGCGCGCAGGGCACAGGCGGACGATCCCGCGAAGACGGTGCTGCATTGGTTGCGCTGCGTGTACGCGGGCGACATCGCCGGCGGCGCGGACCGCGCGAGGCCTGTAGTCGCCATTCGCCTGCTGGAAGAAAGCCCGGGCCTGCTGGGCGACGCCCCCTACCTCGCATGCGCCATCGGCGATGAAGCCGTTGTGCGCCGCGCGACGGCGCAAGACCCGGGCTGGATTCACCGGCCGGGCGGACCGCTCAAGCTGCCGCCGCTCGTCGCGGTCGCGCATTCCAGCCTGCTGACACTGCCGGCTTGTCGCGACGGCCTGCTGGCCTGCGCCCGGCACCTGCTCGAGGCCGGCGCCGATGCCAACCAGTCGGTCGGCAACCGCTGGCCGCCGGCAACGCTCGAGGCACCGGACGAGAGCGAGCGCCTTTCCGCGCTCTACGGCGCCGCCGGCCAGAACCGCGATGCCGAACTCACCCGGCTGCTGCTGCAGGCCGGCGCCGATCCGAACGACAACGAATCGCTCTACCACTCGCTGGAGAACGCGGCCTGCGTCGAGCTTCTGCTGAAGGCCGGGGCGCGCGTCACCGGCACGAACGCGCTGTATCGCGTGCTCGACCTCGATGCGCTCGAGTCACTGCGCCTGCTGCTCTCGCACGGCGGCGACGCCAACGAACCCGCCGGGAGTTCGCCCACGTCCGAATGGGGCACGCCGCTGCTGTGGGCCATCCGGCGCCGGCGCTCTCCTGCGCACATCGCGGCCTTGCTGGCCGCGGGCGCAAATCCTTCAGTCACTACGCCGGACGGCACCAGCGCCTGCACCGTCGCCCTGCGCTTCGGGCTGACGGAGGTTGCGCGGCTGCTGCAGCAGGCCGGCGGCGGATCGGCGCTGCCCGAAACCGAAGCCTTCGTCGCGGCCTGCGCACGGGCCGACGGAGCGGCCGCACGGCAGATGCTGGACAGCAACCCGAAGCTCATGGAAATGCTGTCGCAACCCCAGCTGCGGCTGCTGCCCGAGCTCACGGCCCAGGGAGGCTGCGACGATGCGGTGAAGCTCATGGTCGAACTCGGCTGGCCCGTCGCCGTGCGCGCCGGCGACTGGGACGGCTCGGCGCTCAACCACGCCGTGTTTCGCGGCAACGCAGCCCTCGCCCGTTTCCTGCTCGAACACGGCGCCAGCTGGGAAGAACGGCACGGCTTCGACGACAACGCCTGCGGTTCGCTGTCATGGGCCTCGGTCAATGAGCCGGTCGAAGGCGGCGACTGGGTCGGCTGCGCCGAAGCGCTGGTCGCGCACGGCCTGCCCGCGGCAAGGCCGGACCCTGCGGGCACTGACAGCGTGCTGATCGGTGCGCAGCGCTATCGGTTTTCGGAAGAGGTCACGGACTACCTGCTGGGCGCATCTGGTCAGCGATAG
- a CDS encoding response regulator transcription factor, producing the protein MTQPDEAETRTASAAAVASALCHLFTKASEPELASLLRSIEQGDASAAARLAHEILRPIAFPSQAPPATVDADVEAMQHFQPAEANALLSSRELKVLWLISRGWSNREIAEATHRSINTIEAQLKSMYRKLGVKSRTQAIREAMKHGLLIWRSNSGDPSAMAMNDAGPVGLRA; encoded by the coding sequence GTGACCCAGCCCGACGAAGCCGAAACGCGCACCGCCAGCGCAGCGGCGGTCGCGAGTGCGTTGTGCCATCTGTTCACGAAAGCCAGCGAGCCGGAACTCGCGTCGTTGCTGCGTTCCATCGAACAGGGCGATGCATCGGCGGCGGCGCGGCTGGCGCACGAGATCCTCAGGCCCATCGCGTTCCCCTCGCAGGCACCACCGGCAACCGTGGATGCCGACGTCGAGGCCATGCAGCACTTTCAACCCGCGGAAGCGAACGCGCTGCTGTCCTCGCGCGAGCTCAAGGTGCTGTGGCTCATCTCGCGCGGCTGGAGCAACCGCGAGATCGCCGAAGCCACGCATCGCTCCATCAACACCATCGAGGCGCAGCTCAAGAGCATGTATCGCAAGCTGGGCGTGAAGTCGCGCACGCAGGCGATCCGCGAGGCGATGAAACATGGCCTTCTGATCTGGCGCTCGAACAGCGGCGATCCGTCGGCGATGGCGATGAACGACGCAGGCCCGGTCGGCCTGCGGGCCTGA
- a CDS encoding amino acid ABC transporter ATP-binding protein, which produces MPLVLIESVEKHFGDNHVLRGVSTEVAKGDIVALVGRSGSGKSTLLRCVNGLETISAGRIVVDGVDVQSPDTDLALLRRRVGMVFQSFNLFPHLSAAANVTLAPVLTRKIAKGEARDLARRMLERVGLGHKLDAMPSQLSGGQQQRVAIARALAMSPQLMLFDEATSALDPELVGEVLRVMEDLARDGMTMMVVTHEMAFARRVASEVLFMNQGRIWERGTPERMFGSPQTPEFQQFVQSVV; this is translated from the coding sequence ATGCCGCTCGTGCTCATTGAATCGGTCGAAAAGCACTTCGGCGACAACCATGTGCTGCGGGGCGTGTCCACCGAAGTGGCCAAGGGCGACATCGTGGCGCTCGTGGGCCGCAGCGGCTCGGGCAAGAGCACGCTGCTGCGCTGCGTGAACGGGCTGGAGACCATCAGCGCGGGGCGCATCGTGGTCGACGGCGTGGATGTGCAGTCGCCCGACACCGACCTGGCCCTGCTGCGCCGCCGCGTGGGCATGGTGTTCCAGAGCTTCAACCTCTTTCCGCACCTGTCGGCCGCGGCCAACGTGACGCTGGCGCCGGTGCTGACCAGGAAGATCGCCAAGGGCGAGGCGCGCGACCTGGCCAGGCGCATGCTGGAGCGCGTGGGCCTGGGCCACAAGCTCGACGCCATGCCCTCTCAGTTGTCGGGCGGCCAGCAGCAGCGCGTGGCCATCGCGCGGGCGCTGGCCATGTCGCCGCAGCTGATGCTGTTCGACGAAGCCACTTCCGCGCTCGACCCCGAACTGGTCGGCGAGGTGCTGCGCGTGATGGAAGACCTGGCGCGCGACGGCATGACCATGATGGTCGTCACGCACGAGATGGCTTTCGCGCGCCGCGTGGCCTCCGAGGTGCTCTTCATGAACCAGGGCCGCATCTGGGAGCGCGGCACGCCGGAGCGCATGTTCGGCAGCCCGCAGACCCCCGAATTCCAGCAGTTTGTCCAATCCGTCGTCTGA
- a CDS encoding transporter substrate-binding domain-containing protein has protein sequence MFKMKTLFAAALVCAAPLLAHADKLADIKAKGTIRIATTIDAAPWGFTDAAGKPTGLDVELAENVAKAMGMKLELQQVTGANRIPYLLSNKVDVVIAALGSSPERAKQVAFSKPYAAVYLGVYGGKGIPKFAKLSELAGQTVAVPKGSTPDLSLSELAPGAKLIRLEDTASTISAFLSGQAPLFAENNFIAQKVADENPAKGIEMKSLIRISPAYMAVQPSETALLAEMNKIIDAKAADGSLAALRLKWFKDEQKEVK, from the coding sequence ATGTTCAAAATGAAAACCCTGTTCGCCGCCGCGCTGGTCTGCGCCGCTCCCTTGCTCGCGCATGCCGACAAGCTCGCGGACATCAAGGCCAAGGGCACGATCCGCATCGCCACGACCATCGACGCCGCCCCCTGGGGCTTCACCGACGCGGCCGGCAAGCCCACGGGCCTGGACGTGGAACTGGCCGAGAACGTGGCCAAGGCCATGGGCATGAAGCTCGAGCTGCAGCAGGTGACCGGCGCCAACCGCATTCCCTACCTGCTGTCGAACAAGGTCGACGTGGTGATCGCGGCGCTGGGCAGCTCGCCCGAGCGCGCCAAGCAGGTCGCCTTCTCCAAGCCCTATGCGGCGGTGTACCTGGGCGTGTACGGCGGCAAGGGCATTCCCAAGTTCGCCAAGCTGAGCGAGCTCGCGGGCCAGACCGTGGCGGTGCCCAAGGGCTCGACGCCCGACCTGTCGCTGAGCGAACTGGCGCCCGGCGCCAAGCTGATCCGCCTGGAAGACACGGCCTCGACCATCTCGGCCTTCCTGTCGGGCCAGGCGCCGCTGTTCGCCGAGAACAACTTCATCGCCCAGAAGGTGGCCGATGAGAACCCCGCCAAGGGCATCGAGATGAAGTCGCTGATCCGCATCAGCCCCGCCTACATGGCCGTGCAGCCCAGCGAAACCGCGCTGCTGGCCGAGATGAACAAGATCATCGACGCCAAGGCCGCCGACGGCAGCCTTGCGGCGCTGCGCCTGAAGTGGTTCAAGGACGAGCAGAAAGAAGTGAAGTGA
- a CDS encoding FadR/GntR family transcriptional regulator: MDAKPVSQPLIEVTDLSGRIAAQDKATASKVYRAILQSIRDGVLKPGDKLPNERDLSEQFKTSRSTVRHALAMMSAQGLLERKVGSGTFLAESLMQLLSESDLPVAAHHRDVPTYTEILEGRLLFEPAMMALSAQRADADDFALMRHHLAVVRDADQWIAFKEGIYGVHQAIFRATRNRFLMQVFDAVVADRRAVQYDGRSNLNGPVGAIVREQTLRELTAIVDALEARDAKGATALADAYFTRILASLSVYG; encoded by the coding sequence ATGGATGCAAAGCCTGTCTCGCAACCCCTGATCGAGGTCACCGACCTGTCGGGCCGGATCGCCGCGCAGGACAAGGCCACCGCCTCGAAGGTCTACCGCGCCATCCTCCAGTCGATCCGCGACGGCGTGCTCAAGCCCGGCGACAAGCTGCCCAACGAGCGCGACCTGTCGGAGCAGTTCAAGACCTCGCGCAGCACGGTGCGCCATGCGCTGGCCATGATGAGCGCGCAGGGCCTGCTGGAGCGCAAGGTGGGCAGCGGCACCTTCCTGGCGGAATCGCTGATGCAGCTGCTCAGCGAGTCCGACCTGCCCGTGGCGGCCCACCACCGCGACGTGCCGACCTACACCGAGATCCTCGAAGGCCGGCTGCTGTTCGAGCCGGCCATGATGGCGCTGTCGGCCCAGCGCGCCGACGCCGATGACTTCGCGCTCATGCGCCACCACCTGGCCGTGGTGCGCGACGCCGACCAGTGGATCGCCTTCAAGGAAGGCATCTACGGCGTGCACCAGGCAATCTTCCGCGCCACGCGCAACCGCTTCCTGATGCAGGTGTTCGACGCGGTGGTGGCCGACCGACGCGCGGTGCAGTACGACGGGCGCTCCAACCTCAACGGTCCGGTGGGTGCCATCGTGCGCGAGCAGACGCTGCGCGAGCTCACCGCCATCGTCGACGCGCTCGAGGCACGCGACGCCAAGGGCGCGACCGCGCTGGCCGACGCGTACTTCACGCGCATCCTCGCGTCGCTCAGCGTCTACGGCTAG
- a CDS encoding RidA family protein, which yields MTLDSNTAPAATARGPSPRPEERLAALGLVLPPPPAPVANFVAWRRTGPLLYLSGQGPLEANGHLHVGRVGEEVSIEAAYAHARLTGLNLLAVAKAALGDLGRVRSVVKLLAFVNASPGFAHHPKVINGCSDLFVDVFGDEVGRGARSAIGAGSLPGHQTVEVEAILEVD from the coding sequence ATGACCCTGGATTCCAACACGGCGCCGGCGGCCACGGCCCGCGGCCCCAGTCCCCGCCCCGAAGAGCGGCTCGCCGCGCTCGGCCTGGTGCTGCCGCCGCCACCGGCACCCGTCGCCAACTTCGTGGCCTGGCGCCGCACCGGCCCCTTGCTGTATCTCTCGGGCCAGGGTCCGCTGGAGGCGAACGGGCATCTGCACGTGGGCCGTGTCGGCGAGGAAGTGAGCATCGAGGCTGCCTACGCCCATGCGCGGCTCACCGGGCTGAACCTCCTGGCGGTGGCCAAGGCCGCGCTGGGCGACCTCGGGCGCGTGCGCAGCGTGGTGAAGCTGCTGGCTTTCGTGAATGCCTCGCCGGGCTTCGCGCATCACCCGAAGGTCATCAACGGCTGCTCCGACCTGTTCGTCGATGTGTTCGGCGACGAAGTGGGGCGCGGCGCGCGCTCGGCCATCGGCGCGGGTTCGCTGCCGGGCCACCAGACCGTCGAGGTCGAGGCCATCCTGGAAGTGGACTGA
- a CDS encoding esterase/lipase family protein, with product MMMRARFHLLAALLCATMLAAGCAGVKVGSISPAEYLAQRRGDILTTGKLSTSAQEVLRVIGSDADLCRRDGQACRQALADSAGITDEQRLSALSEVWLQVALSADKGGTTDGPSADKAIDAWLETARHAYAYLFFTARNPRDRAFEDRQTQVRDYYNYAVQQAINGLYSSYQKNGRRGHDDTRPPTVPQVGDWHIDSDVSALQLPPGAALPQELIPAASLTFSGLRNIYRRDGFGAELVAVTDEPAHGANAPPYRETPFPALTAVLKFDGADLRQVLATRNLRIVVFDPYRTSTVQLGGQDIPLAANFTSGYGLWLARSDFALQALRSLFGSADGLTRPRIYLMQPYDPNRRTIIMLHGLASSPEAWINVANEVLGDETLRRSYQVWQVYYPTNAPLPLNNLAIREAVEQTIAHFDPTGKARASNDITLIGHSMGGVLSRLMVSSSEDKLWEALLASYPMQGAQQQRIEQRLAPYLRFEPLPQVSDAIFIASPHRGTDFANNRISRWVANLITLPVTMLGQLSDISRELIRIAPGKQDQGPLRIPNSIDNLSDRDSFVRLSSGLPMNPRVRYHSIIGNDTAGVPLAASSDGIVPYQSAHLEGAASELVISSQHSVQENPLAILEIRRILKEQLRTEPAPAR from the coding sequence ATGATGATGCGCGCGCGCTTTCATCTGCTCGCGGCCCTGCTGTGCGCAACGATGCTGGCCGCCGGCTGCGCTGGCGTGAAGGTCGGCTCCATCTCGCCGGCCGAATACCTCGCGCAGCGGCGCGGCGACATCCTCACCACGGGCAAGCTCAGCACCTCCGCGCAGGAAGTGCTGCGCGTGATCGGCTCCGACGCCGACCTGTGCCGCCGCGACGGCCAGGCCTGCCGCCAGGCCCTGGCCGATTCGGCGGGCATCACCGACGAGCAGCGGCTTTCGGCCTTGTCGGAGGTCTGGCTGCAGGTGGCGCTGTCGGCGGACAAGGGCGGCACGACCGATGGGCCGTCGGCCGACAAGGCCATCGACGCATGGCTGGAAACCGCCCGCCATGCCTATGCCTACCTGTTCTTCACCGCCCGTAACCCGCGCGACCGGGCTTTCGAAGACCGGCAGACGCAGGTGCGCGACTACTACAACTATGCGGTGCAGCAGGCCATCAACGGCCTGTACAGCAGCTACCAGAAGAATGGCCGGCGCGGCCACGACGACACCCGGCCGCCCACTGTTCCTCAGGTGGGCGACTGGCACATCGACAGCGATGTGTCCGCGCTGCAGCTGCCGCCCGGAGCCGCGTTGCCGCAAGAGCTGATTCCCGCGGCTTCGCTCACCTTCTCCGGCCTGCGCAACATCTACCGGCGCGACGGCTTCGGCGCCGAGCTTGTCGCCGTGACCGACGAGCCCGCCCACGGCGCCAACGCGCCGCCCTACCGCGAGACGCCCTTCCCCGCGCTCACCGCGGTGCTCAAGTTCGACGGCGCCGACCTGCGCCAGGTGCTGGCCACGCGCAATCTGCGCATCGTGGTGTTCGACCCCTACCGGACATCGACGGTGCAACTAGGCGGGCAGGACATTCCGCTGGCCGCCAACTTCACCTCCGGCTACGGCCTGTGGCTCGCGCGCTCCGACTTCGCGCTGCAGGCGCTGCGCAGCCTCTTCGGCAGCGCTGACGGGCTCACGAGGCCGCGCATCTACCTGATGCAGCCCTACGACCCGAACCGCCGCACGATCATCATGCTGCACGGCCTGGCCAGCAGCCCCGAGGCATGGATCAACGTGGCCAACGAGGTACTCGGCGACGAGACGCTGCGCCGCAGCTATCAGGTCTGGCAGGTGTACTACCCGACCAATGCGCCGCTGCCGCTCAACAACCTCGCCATCCGCGAAGCCGTGGAGCAGACCATTGCGCACTTCGACCCCACGGGCAAGGCCCGCGCGTCCAACGACATCACGCTGATCGGCCACAGCATGGGCGGCGTGCTGTCGCGGCTGATGGTGTCTTCGTCGGAAGACAAGCTGTGGGAGGCCCTGCTCGCAAGCTACCCGATGCAGGGCGCGCAGCAGCAGCGCATCGAACAGCGGCTCGCGCCGTACCTGCGCTTCGAGCCCTTGCCGCAGGTCAGCGACGCCATCTTCATCGCGTCGCCGCACCGCGGCACCGACTTTGCCAACAACCGCATCTCGCGCTGGGTGGCCAACCTCATCACGCTGCCGGTCACCATGCTGGGGCAGCTGAGCGACATCTCGCGCGAGCTGATCCGCATCGCACCGGGCAAGCAGGACCAGGGGCCGCTGCGCATTCCGAACAGCATCGACAACCTCAGCGACCGCGATTCCTTCGTGCGGCTGTCGTCGGGGCTGCCGATGAACCCGCGCGTGCGCTATCACTCGATCATCGGCAACGACACGGCGGGCGTGCCGCTCGCCGCGTCGAGCGACGGCATCGTGCCGTACCAGAGCGCGCATCTCGAAGGCGCGGCGTCGGAGCTGGTGATCTCGTCGCAGCACAGCGTGCAGGAGAACCCGCTGGCCATCCTGGAGATCCGGCGGATCCTCAAGGAGCAATTGCGCACGGAGCCCGCACCCGCACGCTGA